In Propionispora vibrioides, the following are encoded in one genomic region:
- a CDS encoding phospholipase D family protein — MQINLKKYGVSACLIVFVFAAGFIAGCNKQQIANVSGKAAEHAKAVIPAAFAGVHTVPSVGSTEVAFSPEGGITPMVVKELGQAKKSIQVQAYSFTSQEIIQALIDAKKRGVDVKIIIDKSNVTDDDKESSRSKKEKELLNSIVANGIGLKVDSDFQIAHSKIMIIDGVDVITGSFNFTHSAEHNNAENCLVIHGNKDLAGLYTQNWQWRWSETENYKKS; from the coding sequence ATGCAAATAAATCTAAAAAAATATGGAGTATCGGCTTGTTTAATTGTCTTTGTCTTTGCTGCTGGTTTTATCGCCGGCTGCAACAAACAGCAAATCGCCAATGTTTCCGGCAAAGCAGCCGAACACGCGAAAGCAGTCATACCGGCGGCCTTCGCCGGCGTACATACCGTACCCTCGGTTGGCAGTACGGAAGTTGCCTTCTCACCCGAAGGCGGCATCACCCCGATGGTTGTGAAAGAGCTTGGTCAAGCGAAAAAGAGCATCCAGGTCCAGGCCTACAGCTTTACCTCGCAGGAAATTATCCAGGCGCTCATTGATGCGAAAAAGCGCGGCGTAGACGTAAAAATCATCATTGATAAGAGCAATGTAACCGATGACGACAAAGAAAGCTCCCGCAGCAAAAAGGAAAAAGAATTGCTGAATTCCATCGTTGCCAACGGCATTGGCCTGAAGGTCGATTCGGATTTTCAAATTGCCCACAGCAAAATAATGATTATCGATGGCGTAGATGTGATTACCGGCAGCTTTAACTTCACCCATTCGGCTGAACACAACAACGCGGAGAATTGCCTGGTTATCCACGGTAACAAAGACCTGGCTGGCTTATATACGCAAAACTGGCAGTGGCGCTGGAGCGAAACCGAAAACTATAAGAAGTCTTGA
- a CDS encoding tetratricopeptide repeat protein, with protein sequence MTPKNYLDLGIELLKRGDREDAVTAFCLAIKLDAKYVPAYNNLGLVLKDTDRPQEAAACFYRVLELDPDNSYAYNNLGLLWMEAGDREQAAACFHRSIALDPGQAAVYNNLGTVLEEQYCLVEAEAAYRRAVELRSNYPEAQYNLGRFLKVLQRLEEAIPYLQRAVALRPGYQEAGYSLASLYLQQGQFAKGWGLYEQSRRRRYGSRYFSAPHWQGEALAGRRILLYWEYGFGDTLQFVRYVPCIAALAAKVDLWVQPPLAALLKNTYPGLAVYSGTTAPVENYDYVCSLMSLSVILETCLESIPPTVPYVLHSNGAAVSAWQELLGTMAGRGYKVGLVWAGNPNHKNDDNRSIPFSLLSPLLAVQGISWISLQVGPRAGDLAETPSPVLDVSDRLTDFLDTARLVEQLDLVITVDTSVAHLAGSLGKATWVLLAFDTDWRWLLTREDSPWYPAVRLFRQRKPGDWQEVVARVKAALERLPVTVGQVDQ encoded by the coding sequence ATGACACCGAAAAACTATCTGGATTTAGGCATTGAGCTGCTCAAAAGGGGCGACCGGGAAGACGCAGTAACGGCCTTTTGTCTGGCTATAAAGTTGGATGCCAAATACGTACCGGCTTATAATAATTTAGGATTGGTTTTAAAGGATACAGACCGGCCGCAGGAGGCGGCGGCCTGCTTTTACCGCGTCCTGGAACTGGACCCGGACAATTCCTATGCCTATAACAATCTGGGCTTATTATGGATGGAAGCGGGTGACCGGGAACAGGCGGCAGCCTGTTTTCACCGGTCCATTGCGCTTGATCCTGGGCAAGCTGCTGTTTACAATAACCTGGGCACTGTATTGGAGGAACAATATTGTCTGGTTGAGGCGGAAGCCGCCTATCGGCGTGCCGTTGAGTTAAGATCTAATTATCCGGAAGCACAATATAACCTGGGGCGGTTTTTGAAAGTGCTTCAGCGGTTGGAAGAAGCAATTCCTTATCTTCAGCGGGCGGTTGCCTTGCGTCCTGGTTATCAGGAGGCCGGTTATTCACTGGCCAGCTTATATCTGCAGCAGGGTCAATTCGCTAAAGGGTGGGGTTTATATGAACAGTCGCGGCGCCGGAGATATGGCAGCCGTTATTTCTCGGCACCTCACTGGCAGGGGGAAGCCTTAGCCGGGCGGCGGATTTTATTGTATTGGGAGTATGGCTTTGGCGATACTCTTCAGTTTGTCCGGTATGTCCCCTGCATAGCGGCGCTGGCGGCTAAGGTGGATTTGTGGGTGCAGCCGCCGCTGGCCGCCTTACTGAAAAACACCTATCCGGGGTTAGCCGTTTATTCAGGTACGACGGCGCCGGTGGAAAACTATGATTATGTTTGCTCTTTGATGAGTCTGTCGGTCATTCTGGAAACCTGCCTGGAAAGTATCCCGCCGACGGTGCCGTATGTTTTGCACTCTAACGGGGCGGCAGTGTCAGCTTGGCAGGAACTGCTGGGAACAATGGCTGGCCGCGGATATAAGGTTGGGTTGGTTTGGGCCGGCAATCCCAACCATAAAAATGATGATAACCGGTCCATTCCTTTTTCGCTGTTGTCTCCCCTGCTGGCGGTACAGGGCATCAGTTGGATAAGCCTGCAGGTTGGCCCGCGAGCGGGTGATCTGGCGGAAACGCCCTCCCCTGTGCTGGATGTTTCGGATCGGCTTACCGATTTCCTGGATACGGCAAGGCTGGTGGAGCAGCTTGACTTGGTGATAACGGTTGATACCTCGGTAGCGCATTTGGCCGGGTCGCTGGGGAAAGCGACCTGGGTTCTGTTAGCTTTTGACACCGACTGGCGATGGCTGTTGACGCGGGAAGATAGCCCGTGGTACCCTGCGGTTAGACTGTTTCGCCAACGTAAACCGGGTGATTGGCAGGAGGTGGTGGCCAGAGTCAAGGCGGCCTTAGAACGCCTGCCTGTCACAGTCGGGCAGGTTGACCAATAA